Proteins co-encoded in one Hyalangium ruber genomic window:
- a CDS encoding DUF2169 domain-containing protein, whose product MKVIKPQKLGLLPRSFEYGKDTFLVLTMAAFFPLDQPDVLLPEVALWKFAAEELGGQTPLDEGLPKQRGEVLVHAQAFPPGGTPQVACQVRVRVGSIDKTLRVVGNRHWDRSGVPSPPEPFTQMPLTYAQAFGGQGYAPNPLGKGFVQGKLPPGALHPLPNVEAPNQLIRSPKDKPAPAGLLPLDTSWPQRASKAGTYDSRWLKTRFPGFAEDLDESYFNAAPEDQWLSGYFQGGERFFLEHLHPSQPRIEGTLPRLTARAFVTLKTPQGESLQELSTRLDTVWLFPHAQRGVLLFRALAKVAEDDAADVLHCVTAFEAQGAPRPAQHYKDVLARRLDKKQGYLFALQDSELLPEQPAGAPGDLDTVPPEFTVGGQVLRDAMRRGAQRERDRARETVRAAGVDPDTVLPATLPPEERAPTLEELPAVVGQIEAQIEEQKASAERQRVEAEQHARRICAEHGIHYEKVMQDAKEKAGGPPRFSAREEFAKLQQLAADVRGQGQPMPELEAMLAAPAFLQRMEHGEAQLREIYQRFAHHMDPAAAMDAPSSAQVRARVEACHRAGQPLAREDLTGADLSGMELPGVNFQGALMERVNLKGANLSGANLEGAVLARAELSGARLTGANLKGANLGRAQLLGTRFDGGAELSGANLSEADLSGAKLRGAKLTGADLSGARMKGADFREVSAAGITFMRTDLSQAAFTGAQLAGCIFLECTVTGADFSGATLTSGMFLTAKGDGANFRQAKLGNLRLVQGCSFAKSDFQEAELSEANLRGTRLEESNFSGATLDRADLSECELRGARFYRSVARESRWVRANLQAAHCVSINLMNAILQKADISQADFTGANLFRADFAKVRGKAASMRQALLTDVRITQERT is encoded by the coding sequence ATGAAGGTCATCAAACCGCAGAAGCTCGGGCTGCTGCCGCGCTCCTTCGAGTACGGGAAGGACACCTTCCTCGTGCTCACCATGGCCGCCTTCTTCCCGCTGGATCAGCCCGACGTGCTCCTGCCCGAAGTGGCCCTCTGGAAGTTCGCCGCCGAGGAGCTGGGTGGGCAGACGCCGCTGGACGAGGGCCTGCCCAAGCAGCGCGGCGAGGTGCTCGTCCACGCGCAGGCCTTTCCCCCGGGAGGCACCCCGCAGGTCGCCTGCCAGGTGCGGGTGCGCGTGGGCTCCATCGACAAGACGCTGCGCGTGGTGGGCAACCGTCACTGGGACCGGAGTGGAGTCCCCTCGCCTCCCGAGCCCTTCACCCAGATGCCGCTCACGTATGCCCAGGCTTTCGGCGGCCAGGGCTACGCGCCCAATCCCCTGGGCAAGGGCTTCGTCCAGGGGAAGCTCCCCCCCGGCGCGCTCCACCCCCTGCCCAATGTGGAGGCGCCCAACCAGCTCATCCGCTCGCCCAAGGACAAGCCCGCCCCCGCGGGTCTGCTGCCCTTGGACACGAGCTGGCCGCAGCGGGCCTCCAAGGCCGGCACGTATGACAGCCGCTGGTTGAAGACGCGCTTCCCCGGCTTCGCCGAGGACCTGGACGAGAGCTACTTCAACGCCGCTCCCGAGGACCAGTGGCTCTCCGGCTACTTCCAGGGTGGCGAGCGCTTCTTCCTCGAGCACCTCCACCCCTCCCAGCCCCGCATCGAGGGCACGCTGCCGCGGCTGACCGCCCGCGCCTTCGTCACCCTCAAGACGCCTCAGGGCGAGTCCCTGCAGGAGCTCTCCACCCGGCTGGACACCGTGTGGCTGTTTCCGCACGCCCAGCGCGGGGTGCTTCTCTTCCGCGCCCTCGCCAAGGTCGCCGAGGACGATGCCGCGGACGTGCTCCATTGCGTCACTGCCTTCGAGGCGCAAGGCGCTCCGCGTCCCGCCCAGCACTACAAGGACGTGCTCGCGCGGCGCCTGGACAAGAAGCAGGGGTATCTCTTCGCCTTGCAGGACTCCGAGCTGTTGCCCGAGCAGCCCGCCGGCGCTCCGGGCGACCTGGACACCGTGCCCCCGGAGTTCACCGTGGGAGGCCAGGTTCTGCGCGATGCCATGCGGCGCGGAGCCCAGCGCGAACGGGACCGCGCCCGGGAGACGGTTCGGGCCGCGGGTGTGGATCCGGACACCGTCCTGCCCGCCACCCTCCCGCCCGAGGAGCGGGCACCCACCCTGGAGGAGTTGCCCGCCGTCGTGGGCCAGATCGAAGCGCAGATCGAGGAGCAGAAGGCCTCGGCCGAGCGCCAGCGGGTGGAGGCCGAGCAACACGCACGCCGCATCTGCGCCGAGCATGGCATCCACTACGAGAAGGTCATGCAGGACGCGAAGGAGAAGGCGGGTGGGCCTCCCCGCTTCTCGGCTCGCGAGGAGTTCGCGAAGCTCCAACAGCTCGCGGCCGACGTTCGCGGCCAGGGGCAGCCCATGCCCGAGCTCGAGGCCATGCTCGCCGCCCCCGCGTTCCTCCAGCGGATGGAGCACGGTGAGGCCCAGCTTCGCGAGATCTATCAGCGCTTCGCGCACCACATGGATCCCGCGGCCGCGATGGACGCCCCGTCCTCCGCGCAGGTGCGCGCCCGCGTGGAGGCGTGCCACCGGGCCGGACAGCCGCTCGCACGGGAGGACCTCACGGGCGCGGACCTCTCGGGCATGGAGCTGCCTGGGGTGAACTTCCAGGGCGCGCTGATGGAGCGGGTGAACCTGAAGGGCGCCAACCTGAGCGGGGCGAACCTCGAGGGGGCCGTGCTCGCTCGCGCCGAGCTGTCCGGCGCCCGCCTGACCGGGGCGAACCTGAAGGGCGCCAACCTCGGGCGGGCCCAGCTCCTCGGCACGCGGTTCGACGGTGGCGCGGAGCTCTCGGGCGCCAACCTCTCCGAGGCCGACCTGAGCGGGGCGAAGTTGCGCGGAGCCAAGCTCACCGGCGCGGACCTGTCCGGCGCGCGGATGAAGGGGGCGGACTTCCGGGAGGTGTCGGCGGCCGGCATCACCTTCATGCGGACCGACCTCTCCCAGGCGGCGTTCACGGGCGCCCAGCTCGCCGGGTGCATCTTCCTGGAGTGTACCGTCACCGGCGCGGACTTCAGCGGCGCCACGCTCACCTCCGGGATGTTCCTGACGGCCAAGGGAGATGGGGCCAACTTCCGCCAGGCCAAGCTCGGCAACCTGCGCCTGGTGCAGGGCTGCTCGTTCGCGAAGTCGGACTTCCAGGAGGCCGAGCTCAGCGAGGCCAACCTGCGCGGCACCCGGCTGGAGGAGAGCAACTTCTCCGGCGCCACGCTGGACCGCGCGGACCTCAGCGAGTGCGAGCTGCGCGGGGCGCGCTTCTACCGCTCCGTCGCTCGGGAGAGCCGCTGGGTCCGCGCAAACCTTCAAGCGGCCCACTGCGTGTCCATCAACCTCATGAACGCCATCCTCCAGAAGGCGGACATCTCCCAGGCGGACTTCACGGGCGCCAACCTCTTCCGGGCGGACTTCGCCAAGGTGCGGGGCAAGGCCGCGAGCATGCGCCAGGCGCTCCTCACGGATGTGCGCATCACCCAGGAGCGGACATGA
- a CDS encoding NUDIX hydrolase, with translation MIDKLAWIRVANGRILGARSKGKDTYYLPGGKREPGETDIEALSREVEEELSVRIKPETASLFGTFEAQAHGKPEGVRVRMTCYLAEFDGELRPASEIEELVWLTYQDRERVSLVSQIIFDKLHEMKWLS, from the coding sequence GTGATTGACAAGCTCGCATGGATACGGGTCGCCAACGGGCGAATCCTGGGCGCTCGCTCCAAGGGAAAGGACACCTATTACCTCCCGGGAGGAAAGCGTGAGCCCGGCGAGACGGATATCGAAGCGCTCTCCCGAGAGGTCGAGGAGGAGCTGTCCGTTCGGATCAAACCCGAGACCGCCTCGCTCTTTGGAACCTTCGAGGCCCAGGCCCATGGGAAACCCGAAGGTGTGCGGGTGCGGATGACTTGTTATCTCGCGGAGTTCGATGGAGAGCTGCGTCCCGCTTCCGAGATCGAGGAATTAGTCTGGCTGACGTATCAGGACCGGGAACGTGTCTCTCTCGTCAGTCAGATCATCTTCGACAAGCTCCATGAGATGAAGTGGCTCTCATAG
- a CDS encoding type VI secretion system Vgr family protein, with protein MPGALDLNRFPTQPLFTISCDALPADTRVLRLGGTEGISHLYSFTLQLLMHEDEGLVFEMEQALNAPATLTIHGGDGTPRRTLHGVLASIDWVRETADHTVYEVVLVPRLWRLGLNQHSNVYVQQAIPTIITNLLEDNGFVAEDYALRLKERYPKLEHVSQYRESDLAFIQRRMEREGIYFYFEQLEDREKLIITDHKSYAASSGSVRYFPQAGRNLTGVEAFATFTSRCRTRPKEVRLREYDYLRPTMDLKKSHPVSPHGVGEVVSHDEHYTTPADGKRLAQARAEELKAREAIFEGRGRAFEAQPGYLFEVCEHPRPSFNASYLAVTVEHEGSQGIGDVEELDDEAPTQLNRDAEPTYFMRVEAIPSGVQFRPPQLTPVPRIFGVETGRVDGEQESQYAQIDEHGRYRLQLHFDENDPRNGKASTWVRMLQPHGGSREGFHFPLRKGTEVLLVFLGGDPDRPVIAGVVPNPHTPSPVTQNNATFNVLLTGGGNRMELEDKADVQHVRLSTPTQDTLLHMGAPDESSHNIHLRSNGSALIDLGGDYDTKVQGAKTEYVKKSVTETYDNLLDTKVKEDRFLTVSGNDDTKVTKEQKLKVTGNRTVTAESNQTHTVTGKDTHTITGQQKITANGGQNITVGSSGRTETISGPLTQTTGPQTLTVNGVLTQTITGAATITSPVSYNIVAPNVNQVAPAKNFKSAPWSGEAIGFKFSILGAKAEVVAGMAVAATNVKMDLTSLKMDIATMKYQNNPTTIKTFGAAIQQAYCNLHVVGLFVVA; from the coding sequence ATGCCCGGAGCACTCGATCTCAACAGGTTTCCGACCCAGCCTCTCTTCACGATTTCGTGCGACGCGCTCCCCGCGGACACGCGGGTCCTGCGCCTGGGCGGCACGGAGGGCATCTCCCATCTCTACAGCTTCACCCTCCAGTTGCTCATGCACGAGGACGAGGGCCTGGTCTTCGAGATGGAGCAGGCCCTCAACGCCCCCGCCACCCTGACCATCCACGGCGGAGACGGGACGCCGCGCCGCACCCTTCATGGCGTGCTGGCCTCCATCGACTGGGTCCGCGAGACCGCCGACCACACCGTCTATGAAGTCGTGCTCGTACCCCGGCTGTGGAGGCTGGGGCTGAACCAGCACAGCAACGTCTACGTCCAGCAGGCCATCCCCACCATCATCACCAACCTGCTCGAGGACAACGGCTTCGTCGCGGAGGACTACGCGCTGCGGTTGAAGGAGCGCTACCCGAAGCTCGAGCACGTCTCCCAGTACCGGGAGAGCGACCTGGCCTTCATCCAGCGGCGGATGGAGCGCGAGGGCATCTACTTCTACTTCGAGCAGCTCGAGGACCGCGAGAAGCTCATCATCACCGACCACAAGAGCTACGCCGCGTCGAGCGGCTCGGTCCGGTACTTCCCCCAGGCGGGCCGCAACCTCACCGGTGTCGAGGCCTTCGCCACCTTCACCTCCCGGTGCCGCACGCGCCCGAAGGAGGTCCGGCTGCGCGAGTACGACTACCTGCGGCCCACCATGGACTTGAAGAAGAGCCACCCCGTGTCCCCGCACGGCGTCGGCGAGGTGGTCAGCCACGACGAGCACTACACCACCCCCGCGGACGGCAAGCGGCTGGCCCAGGCCCGCGCCGAGGAGCTCAAGGCCCGCGAGGCCATCTTCGAGGGCCGGGGCCGGGCCTTCGAGGCGCAGCCAGGCTACCTCTTCGAGGTCTGCGAGCATCCCCGCCCCTCCTTCAACGCCTCGTACCTCGCGGTCACCGTGGAGCATGAGGGCAGCCAGGGCATCGGCGACGTCGAGGAGCTGGACGACGAAGCGCCCACGCAGTTGAACCGGGACGCGGAGCCCACCTACTTCATGCGGGTGGAGGCCATTCCCAGCGGCGTCCAGTTCCGCCCCCCACAGCTGACTCCGGTCCCCCGCATCTTCGGGGTGGAGACTGGACGCGTGGACGGCGAGCAGGAGAGCCAGTACGCGCAGATCGACGAGCACGGCCGCTACAGGCTCCAGCTCCACTTCGACGAGAACGATCCGCGCAACGGCAAGGCCTCCACCTGGGTCCGCATGCTCCAGCCCCACGGTGGCAGCCGCGAGGGCTTCCACTTCCCGCTGCGCAAGGGCACCGAGGTGCTCCTGGTGTTCCTCGGGGGAGATCCGGATCGCCCCGTCATCGCCGGCGTCGTGCCCAACCCCCATACCCCCAGCCCCGTCACCCAGAACAACGCCACCTTCAACGTCCTGCTCACCGGCGGCGGCAACCGGATGGAGCTGGAGGACAAGGCCGACGTGCAGCACGTGCGGCTGTCCACGCCCACCCAGGACACCCTGCTCCACATGGGCGCCCCGGACGAGAGCAGCCACAACATCCATCTGCGCTCCAATGGCAGCGCGTTGATCGATCTGGGCGGTGACTACGACACCAAGGTGCAAGGAGCCAAGACCGAGTACGTCAAGAAGTCCGTCACCGAGACCTACGACAACCTCCTGGACACCAAGGTGAAGGAGGACCGCTTCCTCACGGTCAGTGGCAACGACGACACGAAGGTCACCAAGGAGCAGAAGCTCAAGGTCACCGGCAACCGCACCGTCACGGCCGAGTCGAACCAGACGCACACCGTCACCGGCAAGGACACGCACACCATCACCGGGCAGCAGAAGATCACCGCCAACGGCGGACAGAACATCACCGTGGGCTCCAGCGGTCGGACCGAGACCATCTCGGGCCCGCTCACCCAGACGACGGGCCCCCAGACGCTCACGGTGAACGGCGTGCTCACCCAGACCATCACCGGCGCGGCCACCATCACCAGCCCCGTGAGCTACAACATCGTCGCGCCCAACGTGAACCAGGTGGCTCCCGCCAAGAACTTCAAGTCAGCGCCCTGGAGTGGCGAGGCGATCGGCTTCAAGTTCTCCATCCTGGGCGCCAAGGCCGAAGTCGTCGCGGGCATGGCCGTGGCCGCCACGAACGTGAAGATGGACCTCACGTCCCTCAAGATGGACATCGCGACGATGAAGTATCAGAACAACCCGACGACCATCAAAACGTTCGGAGCCGCCATCCAGCAGGCCTACTGCAACCTGCACGTCGTCGGCTTGTTCGTCGTGGCGTAA